The Chryseobacterium aureum genome contains a region encoding:
- a CDS encoding HK97 family phage prohead protease: MKGILEIKDFTGSVQDVDFKNRIVTGYFNNWDSIDSDRDVIRKGAGQKSINERKNQIFFLNQHDWSQPHGFAKELNEDNVGTAFVSNPLPNTSYSNDALILYQEGIVKEHSFGFQTLKSNQIKINGEVVREITEYKLYEFSNVTLGANSNTPFTGFKSKFESVNDLNLEVKKLLGVFRNASISDELGCQLEIAIKMLQLQAYELGKTENTQSKNEPSADTQMKTYEPLLNTLTSFKIN, from the coding sequence ATGAAGGGGATTTTAGAGATTAAAGACTTTACAGGAAGTGTACAAGATGTAGACTTTAAAAATCGCATCGTTACCGGGTACTTTAACAATTGGGACTCTATCGACTCTGATAGGGACGTAATAAGAAAAGGTGCTGGACAAAAATCTATTAATGAAAGAAAGAATCAAATATTCTTTCTAAATCAGCATGACTGGTCACAGCCTCATGGATTCGCTAAAGAATTAAACGAGGATAATGTAGGTACTGCATTTGTTAGTAATCCGCTTCCTAATACTTCTTATTCGAATGATGCTCTTATTCTATACCAAGAAGGCATTGTGAAAGAACATAGTTTTGGGTTCCAGACTTTAAAATCAAATCAAATCAAAATCAATGGAGAGGTTGTAAGAGAGATAACGGAATATAAACTATACGAATTCTCTAACGTAACACTAGGCGCAAACTCAAATACTCCATTCACTGGATTTAAATCAAAATTTGAAAGCGTAAACGATTTAAACTTAGAAGTTAAAAAGCTTTTAGGCGTATTTCGTAATGCAAGTATATCAGATGAATTAGGCTGTCAATTAGAAATAGCTATTAAAATGCTACAATTACAAGCCTACGAACTAGGAAAAACCGAAAACACTCAAAGTAAAAATGAGCCGTCCGCAGACACTCAAATGAAAACTTATGAGCCGTTATTAAATACATTAACAAGTTTTAAAATCAATTAA
- a CDS encoding phage major capsid protein → MNEELEKKLNEALEGIKGQIKDFEKNAGEKSAEQYKELETKMSELQKQIEDGLKAADNSHEVKDSLEKMQDHLDKLDIKLQKSGSVKGLSQTIDQEIKSAFEKENITKGLSEMKSTQMISVNFEVKAASTMMLSAYAGDRLTTDIDRNISKAPNRMPLFRNLVNVSTIKGNKVTWVNKEANEGGAGMTAEGALKSQVSWTYTEESADVKKITEFIKVSKESLDDLDFLRSEINTELIEGVELKLDEQISSGDGTGLNLKGILPQVPVFNVTGTPLDKSVFNANKRDVLRSAVALIRKNRFNANYIVINPMDGATMELEKGKDGHYILPPFTSVDGTKIGATLIIENEAIAEGDFLAGDFTKSNLRIKEEININIGHSDDDFVKNLVTILAEMRAVHYIKKHHKPAFVKGTFATAITAIDKPETV, encoded by the coding sequence ATGAACGAGGAATTAGAAAAGAAATTGAACGAAGCTCTAGAAGGTATTAAAGGGCAAATTAAAGATTTCGAAAAGAATGCGGGCGAAAAATCAGCCGAGCAATATAAGGAGTTGGAGACGAAAATGTCAGAACTTCAAAAACAAATCGAAGACGGGCTAAAGGCTGCTGATAATTCACATGAGGTAAAAGACTCTTTGGAGAAAATGCAGGATCATTTGGACAAGCTGGATATTAAACTTCAGAAATCCGGATCCGTAAAAGGGCTTTCTCAGACAATTGATCAGGAGATTAAATCAGCATTTGAAAAAGAGAATATTACAAAGGGATTATCTGAAATGAAATCAACTCAGATGATTTCAGTAAACTTTGAAGTAAAGGCAGCAAGTACTATGATGTTATCTGCTTATGCTGGCGATAGACTTACAACTGATATTGATAGGAATATTTCTAAGGCACCTAATAGAATGCCGTTATTTAGAAATTTAGTCAATGTAAGCACTATTAAAGGGAATAAGGTTACTTGGGTAAACAAAGAAGCTAATGAAGGCGGCGCAGGAATGACCGCTGAAGGTGCTTTAAAATCACAGGTGTCATGGACCTATACAGAAGAAAGTGCAGATGTTAAGAAAATTACTGAATTCATTAAGGTATCAAAAGAATCCTTAGATGATCTAGATTTTTTAAGATCTGAAATTAATACAGAACTTATCGAAGGAGTAGAACTAAAACTCGATGAACAAATTTCAAGTGGAGATGGAACAGGTCTTAATCTTAAAGGTATTTTACCACAAGTGCCTGTATTTAATGTAACTGGTACGCCTCTGGACAAGTCAGTTTTCAATGCAAACAAGCGAGATGTATTAAGATCTGCTGTAGCCTTAATTAGAAAAAACAGATTTAATGCTAACTACATTGTTATTAATCCGATGGACGGAGCAACAATGGAGCTGGAAAAGGGTAAAGATGGTCATTATATTTTGCCTCCATTCACATCTGTAGATGGAACTAAAATTGGCGCAACTTTAATCATCGAAAATGAAGCAATTGCTGAAGGAGACTTTTTAGCGGGTGATTTTACAAAATCTAACTTAAGAATTAAAGAAGAGATCAATATTAACATTGGGCATTCAGATGATGATTTTGTAAAAAACTTAGTAACAATTCTTGCCGAAATGAGAGCTGTACATTATATCAAAAAGCATCATAAGCCAGCATTTGTTAAAGGAACATTTGCTACGGCAATTACAGCAATCGACAAGCCGGAAACAGTTTAA